From the genome of Rhizobacter sp. AJA081-3:
CTCTTCCAGCTTCACGCGCACGCTCTCGATCCACTGGCGATAGGGCTTGGCCGAGGCGAACTGGTTCTTCAACTCCTCGTCGTCGACGATGCGGCCCTGCTCGAAATCGATCAGGAACATCTTGCCCGGCTGCAGGCGCCACTTGCGCACGATGCGGTTCTCGGGGATCGGCAGCACGCCGGACTCGGAGGCCATCACCACCAGGTCATCGTCGGTGACGATGTAGCGCGCCGGGCGCAGGCCGTTGCGGTCGAGCGTGGCGCCGATCTGGCGGCCGTCGGTGAACACCATCGCGGCCGGGCCGTCCCAGGGCTCGAGCATGGCGGCGTGGTACTCGTAGAAGGCGCGGCGGCGCTCGTCCATGCCCTCGTGCTGCTCCCAGGCCTCCGGGATCATCATCATCGCGGCGTGGGCCAGCGAATAGCCGCTCATCGTGAGCAGTTCCAGCGCGTTGTCGAAGGTGGCAGTGTCGCTCTGGCCCTCGAAGCTGATCGGGTAGAGCTTCTTCAGGTCGTCACCGAGCACCGGCGACTTCATCACGCCTTCGCGGGCGCGCATCCAGTTGAAGTTGCCCTTGACGGTGTTGATCTCGCCGTTGTGCGCGACCATGCGGTACGGGTGCGCGAGCGGCCACTCTGGAAAGGTGTTGGTCGAGAAGCGCTGGTGCACCAGCGCCAGCGCCGAGGTCACGCGCGGGTCCTGCAGGTCCTTGTAGTACTTGCCGACCTGGTCGGCCAGCAGCAGGCCCTTGTAGATGATCGTGCGGCAGCTCATGCTGGGCACGTAGTACTCGCGGCTGTGCGTGAGCTTGAGCGCCTGGATCGCGCTCGATGCCGTCTTGCGGATCACATAGAGCTTGCGCTCCAGCGCATCGGGCACGATCACGTCGGGGCCGCGGCCGATGAAGATCTGCTTGAGCACCGGCTCCTTGGCGCGCACCGTGGGCGACATCGGCATCTCGGTGTCGACCGGCACGTCGCGCCAGCCGAGCAGCACCTGGCCTTCGGCCTTTACGGCGCGTTCGAGCTCCTGGATGCAGGCCAGGCGCGACGCATGCTCCTTGGGCAGGAAGATCATGCCCACGCCGTACTCGCCGGGCGGCGGCAGTTCGACGCCCTGAGCGGCCATCTCGGCGCGGTAGTACTCGTCGGGAATCTGAATCAGGATGCCGGCGCCGTCGCCCATCAGCTTGTCGGCACCGACGGCGCCCCGATGGTCGAGGTTCTCCAGAATCTTCAGGCCCTGCTCGACGATGGCATGCGCCTTCTGCCCCTTGATGTGAGCCACGAAGCCGACACCGCAGGCGTCATGCTCGTTCGCCGGGTTGTACAGGCCATGGGCGACGGCATCCGCGAGTTCTTGCGGGAAGTTGAGATCCGATGGGGCCTGCGACATGGCGCTCTCCGTGCGTGACTGAATCGGCGAGCAGGATACTGCAGTGCAGCATGGGAGACAATCAGAACAAAAGGAGTCTGACCCCAATTTTATCGGGCTACGCGCTGAGCTCAGAAATAATTGGGGACATGATTACGCCCGCCCGCTCAGATCGATTTGCGGGGGCGCCCTGCAGTCAACGGGCGAACGCGCCGCGAGGTGGTCGCAGCGATCTCGGCGAGAAACGCTTCCGTCCCAAGGGCCCAGCCCTTTCGAACCGCATCGTCAAAGCGGCGGCGCTCCTCGGGTTGGATGGGCTGCATTGCAAGCAATCCATATGCCGCGTGTCGCTCGAAGGGTGTGTTGCCCAGCGCCCAGAACAGAGCGTGATCGGACACCAGCGGGTCTACAACCAGACCGAGATGATGGGCGACGCTGGAAATGCGCTCGCCATCAGCAGCACCTCCGTCCCCAGCCACGGCTGCATCGGACTCGACATGGCGCATCGCCGCGATGAAGCAGGTGCCTGGCTGCAGCACCGTGGCCCGGAAACGACCGGACCAGAGCGTGCCGCTGCGTTCGTGGCGGCGGTTGAACTCCGCGGTGTAGCGCCGACCGACGCGCTGCATCATCCGGCTCAGGGCTCCTGCATCGCGCGGAGTGGCAAGCAGCAGGACTCGTGCCGTGTCCAGCAGATAGGCGTGAAGGGCCACGCCACTGGCAGTCGCGGCCTCCCGAAGACTCTCGCGATAAGCCCTGCGGTCCGCTGAATCAAGAAAGAGGGCCTGCCCGTTGTGGCCACCTTGTTCGACCAGGTGCGGCACACCGGCAACGCTGAGCCGAGGCAGCCGCGCCATGGAGAGTCTGGTTGCTGGCCGGGATCCGATCGGGCTCCGTCAGCACGGCTGACGGAGCCCGATCCGGGGAATCAGTTGCCGATGCCCAGTTCGCGCCAGTTGAGCCTGCGAAGACCCAGCGCTGAACCGAACTCGCCCCGAATCTGACGAACTGAACCCGTGTCCGTTCCGGCGATCAGTCGCACCTTGCCGTTGACACTGAGGAATCGCAGGTCGGTGACGACACCAGAGCCGGGAGATGTGTACGGCAGCACCGTCCCGTTGATGTCGCTGAGGCGGGAGACGCCGCTCGCGAAGTCCGCCGCGTAAGTCCGGCTTTCTCCAGAAGGCGTACACGGATCATCCACGCTCGGAAGCGTCGGCGCAAAAGCCACCGTCGAGCCGAATGGAGCAGGATCGTTCACGAGACGCCAGGCCACGTTGTTCGGGCCGAACCCGAGATCCTTGTACCAACCCATCGGCGCCGTGGCCGTCGGATTGATGGTGGCCAGCATGGTGTCGTTGCGCACCAGTTGCGAGCGCTGGATCGGGAAGGTGATGCCGGTGGGCAGATCGGCCGCCCGGTTGAAACGCCCGCCATCTCCGTCCTTGATCGCGTAGAAGCTCTGCTCGAGCGTAGAGTTTCGATCGGTGGCGTCGAGCAGGCGGCCAGTGCCCACCATGACGTAGCGACCCTTCGTCTTGGGGTGCCATTCGATGACCGGACGCGAGGTGACCGGCTGCGCATTTCCGAGACCGTCAGTCAGTTGCGCCAGCTTGACCGGAGCCGGATAGGCACCCGAGGTCGCGGTGATGTCGAATCGCCAAAGGTTGCCGTCCAGATCGCCGCCATACACCGCGTCGGCATATCCGTCCTTGTAGTTCAACACGTACGCATTGATGTGCGCCAGGCCCGGAGCGGTCGGCGTCGCGCCGGTGCCGGTTGCGACAGGCGGCTCGAGCAGTGCGCCAGTGCGCGGATTCACGAAGAACAGGTAGCCATGACCATCGGCGTTGTTGTAGCCGGACGGCAGGATGACAGTCCAACCGTACTTCCGCGTCTTGACGACGACAGGCTCGCCGAACGTGAAGCCCATTTCCGGCGCAGTGAATTCCCACAGCACGCTCGAAGCCACGGCCGCCTCGCTGGTCATGGCTGCGGGATCTGTCACGTCAAGGGCATAGTACGAGCGCCCCCCCCTTGCCCAGCCCGCCGATCAGGAGTGAACGCCAGTTCGGCGCGCCAGTTCCGATGGCCGAGCCGTTCCACGTCCGGGTGAAGTCGACGTCGTGGTTGGTCGGCGTACCGTTCACCAGGTAGTGGTGGTCATAGTCCGGATTGCCGAGCGCAGCGAGTCCGTTGACTTCCGGCATGGACGGGCTGCTCGGGCCAGCGAAGGTGGGGCTCGGCACGTAGGCAAACAATTCTTGACCTGCGGTGGCGCCCGTCAGCGCCCCGTTGAACGCGTGCACCATGCCATCGTTGGCACCCACGTAGACCACGGTCGGCCGAGTCTTGTATGTGTCCTTGAAGGTGGAATAGCCGGTGTTGTCGAGATCGTCTACGAGCGGAAGGGAGGGCGGGCCCACGGGACGTGCGGCCGAACCCACGATGTCGCCGAGCAGACGCTCGCGCGCACGGTACGCGCGCGAGCTACCCGTCACCGTCGAGTCGGTTTCGTGCGTGCGTTCGCCGCGCAGGTAGTTCAGGTAGTCGGCGCCGTCGTCGACGAGGGGGCGATAGCTCGTGTTCAACGAGGCCTGCTGCGCAGCCGTGAGGCTGGCGTGACGGAAAGGAATGCCGTTCGCGCCATTCCAGGTCGCCACCCGGCGGGCCGTGTTCCAGCCCGTGCCCGCCAACTGCGCTGCCAGCTTGGTCGTCGCACGCCAGCGCTCGACTGTCGAAGGCGTGCCGTCGACGGTGAAGTTGATCTCGCTGCCCACCACCTCGCCGGTCCAGTTGCTGGCGTCGTACTGCGCTCCGAAACTGGCCGTGCCGATCAAGGCCACCTGGGGCAGTGATGTCGAGAACGAGGTCGTGAAGGCCGAGCTGAGCGAGTTGATGCGTCGGAACGCCTGCGTCAGGCCGGTGATCATCTGGTCCGGGTTGCCGGCCGTGAAGTAGTTGTCCGGCCGCTTGATGGCGCCCGTCACGTATTCGCCAGACGTCCACCACCACGTATCGGGCAACGCCGTCGTGTTCGCGAAGCTGTAGGGAGGTGTGGCCGGCGGAATGAAGCCACCATACTTGGCGGTGAGATAGAACTGGTTGTTGTTGACGAAGGGTTGCTCGAGCACGTCCACCCACAGCGTCTGGATGGTCTGCTTGCCCTGGGTCTTGGCGACGTTGGGAACATCGGGCCGGATGTCGTTGACGTTGGCCCAGTACGCCAGACCGACCATGGCGGCAGAGTTGTTGCGCCCGCTGTAGTTGTTGGCGTTGGGGGCCGCGAGGCCTTGCAGCGCAAATGCCAGATTGGTCGCGGCCTGACCATCCACGACCGTGTCACTCGTCACCGAAGCCGGCTTGGCGGGCTCGAGCGTCGCGCCCGTGGCACCCGGCACGTTCTTGTCGGCGTGAGTGTAGATGTCGCCGATGCCCAGGATGAAGTTCTTCTGGCAGGAGTACTGGATGGGATCGTCCCATGTACGCACGACAGGGAATCCGTCCAGCGCCCTGTCGACGGTGGTCGTCGGGCGAAGCGTGTTCCACTCCGGCACCTCGCCGACGTTCCTGAAGTAGCGCTGCGCGGCGTAGTACAACTCACCCACGGGGTCGTTGCCCTTGTAGCCATTGGCGGGAAACAGCTGGCCGAACTTGTTCAGGTAGTTGGCGACACCGCTGTTGCTCACCGCGGTGGCAGGCACGTAGGCCAAGTTGGTCGCGGCGGCATCCGCGGTGTCCGGATTGGTGACGAAGATGCCGGTGTTCGGATCCCACTCCGCGGCCGCGTTCGTCGCATTGGGTGCGCCAGGCACCGGGTAGGTCGGCCCCACGAACTTCATGCGAGCGCGCAGGACCGCACCATCGCGATCGTTGCCTGATTGATTGAGGTAGCCCAGCGCCGAGAAACGCAGCCGCTGCGAGTACTGCTGCATCATGCCTTCCGGCTTCCAGTTGCTGCCGTACTGCTTGCAGTTCGTCTCGACGCCGCCCGGGGCAGTCGGGTCGCACACCTTCACGCGAATCGGAATGCGATAGACCGTTGCGTTCACGAGCGCGTTGGCCGGGTTGAAGTCCGTCGTCGCGGGGACAGCCCCGCTGATGGCTCCGACAGCGCCGGACACGGTGAACACCATGTCGAAACCCGCCCCGTTGATCCGCGTGTTGAACGCGGCACGCGCCCCGAACGGTGTCGCTCCGGCGATTGCGGCGGCGGGCAGGCTCTTGTTGGGATACAGCTGTCCCGTGGCCGGGTGGTTCGCCTTCTGAAGAACCGTCAGGTTGAGCTCGTCACGCACCCGAAAGCCGCCGGTCATCACGAGCCGGAACGGGTCGATCGTCTGGGTGGCAGCCCAGTTGAGGAAGTTCCCGCTCCACATCGCCACGCAAGTGCGGTTGGTCGCCACGGCCGCAGGATAAAAGTAGCGATTCGCCTGGACGGTCGCATCGTACTGGTACTGATAGCACTTGTTGGGATCGAAGTATCCCTTGTACGTGGTTGCGCTCGTGTAGTCGTTCGTGCCGGGGTACGCCGCGCGCTCGGCCGTCGGCCATTCCACCGACAGTGCGAGCGCCACGTTGCCGAGAATTGAACTGCGCGAGAAGACCGGCGCGTCGGCCAACGACGCCGCCTGTGAAGCCGTCGCACTGACCAGGGCCGCGGCACCCGCCAACGCGAGCGCAGCGGCCGCACGCCATCGCCCATTGGCTGGTACCTGCCGCGGGCGGCGGCCGGCTTCGCGATTCACGTGATGGGTGCTGGTCATGGTGTCAACCTCTGATGCATCAAGGGTGGTATCGGTCTGCCAGCGGCAATTTCTGCCGCTGAACTCAGTTGTCGCAACAGGCGTACGTCGTCTGGAAGTACGACTCCGTTCCGCGCGGGCCGAAGGCACGAATGCTGATTCGATAGACGATGGTCTGATTGGCCGCACCGCCCAGGCCGGCGCCGGCACCGCCCGCAGCCACGCTGCTGCCCTGCTCGGCTCGACGCCACAGGGACGAGCTACCGCCAGTCGGAGCCCCGGGACCGGCCACGACGCACTTGTCGGCACCCAGGACTTGCTCATCTCCCGGTTCGCTGCACAGGCGATCGACGACATAGGCCAGGTTGACGCCGCGACCGGCGTTGATCGTGCCGACGCCCGCGGGCCAGGCCGCGTTGGGATCGGAATTGGCCAGCAGGACCTGAGGGAAGCCCATCAGGTTGTTCGGCTGGACCGAGGCGAGGTACCCGACACCCGCGTTGTCCGCCTGGCGCGTCGCGCGCGTCTCCATCGGCCCGCCGGTGCGGAACTGGCTGAGGATCGTCTGCGCGGCCAGTTCACTCTGTTGCGCCAGATCGCGCTTGAACGACAGATTGCCGGCCATCGTCAGTGAGGTGTCAAACGAGCGCACGAGCGCCACTGCACCCAGCAACACGACGACGAGGATGAGCATGGTCGTCAGCAGGACGACTCCACGAGACGATTGGCGGCGCAGCATGGTGGTGCTCATGATGTCGTTCGCATCAGGAAGTTGCGGAGGGGCACGGTGATCTCGACGGTGCGGTGCCTCTGGTTCCGGTTCTCGCCGGCCCGGGTGAGGTCGACGATGATCGGGTTGGGCGCCGGAAGGTCGCTGAACAGCGGCAGATTGGCAGGCGCGACCGGCACGCCAGGCGAGAGTTCGCGTTCGACGAGCGAAGAGCGCAGCACCATGCCGACACGCACCGCGACGATCTGGCGCAGCCGGGCGTTGGACGCGGCTGACCCGTCCATGAGAGCAGGGCCATCCCACAATGCCGTCGGTGACTGCCATGCATCAAGGATGCCGTCGTCATTCGTGTCGAGGCCGTACACCGCGTACAGTTCGCGAACTCCTTCGGCTATCGGTTCGGACGCGTTGACACCGTTGAATAGCAGCAGGTTGTGCGCAAAGAGTGTGCTGTCCGCGCCAACGCCGATCAGCCCGAACTGGGGCGGATTGGTCGTCGCGTTGCCGATCGAGAAAGCCGAGACATCGCTTTGCAGGGCCAAGGTGGCAAGCGACAGGTTGGGTCCCGCCGGCGTGTAGTAGGTGCCACCGAGCGGCAGTATCGGCCCGCAGGCCGTCCCCAGCGGCGCAGCCGGATCCCCTGCGCAAGCTGGTTTGGCCGCATCGACCTGACTCAGCAAGCACTCGCCTCCGGAGGCCAGCATCACGAGATCGCCAGCACGGTAGCCGATGGTGTTGGGCAGCGTGACTTGCGTGGCAGCAACCCCGCCAGCCGGCACATTCGTCAGAACCTCCCCATAGCCGGTCGCTCCACTCATGACCATGAGCACGTCGGAACCGGTGTCCGATGCACCCCGAAAGATGACCACTGGCGCGAGGCGAAACGCCTGCGGGATCGCAGTAAAGGGCGCCGGCAGCGGGCCGACTCTGGGCAAACTCTCTCCGCCTGGCAGGAGGGCATTCAGCCGGCAGCCACCGACAGTCGCCCATCCTTGGGAGTAACCCGTCCCGGCGCTGCGCAACATGCGATCGAGCACGTAGAGCGCATAGTTGCCAGACTGACTCGCGTCGTTGAGTCCCGTGGACGTGCGCTTGCGGGCTTCACTGGCGGTCAGGACCTGAAAGACGGCCAGGGTGATCACGAGGCCGATACCAACCCCCACCATCAGTTCGATCAGCGAGAAGCCTCGGTGGCGCTTCAGCGCAGAGATCGGGCGCACTGCCTTCATGTGATCTCCTCGTCGGTCAGGACCACGTCCATGACGAACTGCGACAGTTGACCCACGGGCTGGCCGGGGTGCCGCCACGTGATCGTGAGCGTGGCAACGTTGGGCGTGGCCCCAGCCGCCACCGCCACGTTGGCGTTCGGCAGGCCCGATCCATTCGGTTGGTTGGTCACGAGGTCCAAGCCCTGCACACGCTTCGTGAAGGTGTCGATCTGCGCAGCCGACAAGTTGACCGAGCGCGCCAGACGCATCTGCGCAGCCAGTTCGTCGCCGAACAAGGCGGCGCGATTGCGATCGTCCGCATCGAGCGAGAACTGAATCGCCCTGGCGTGCAGCCCGACCACACCAAGGATGCCGAACGACATGATCAGGATCGAGACCAACACCTCGATCAAGGAACTGCCGCGCGCCCTGGCACCTCGAGATTGATTCTTCTTGCGCATCTCTAGCATCCTTCCGGAACCGTGGCCGAGAGGACCTTGTCCGGATCGCACATCCGCACACGTCCGCCCAGCGAGACGTCGATCCTCAATCGCCTCAAGTCAGGATTGGCTTCGGGTCGCCGAACGACATAGCTGGCCAGGCCCGCAACGCAGCCTTCGGCGGCGACGGTGATCTGCTGGCCCGCGGCGTTGAAGCAGATTGCAGCCGGTCCATTGATCAAGACGCCAGGTGCGACGTCGGACAGTGCGCCGCCCCGGATGAACTCCGGCACATCGGCCGCGAAGAGCGACAAGGTGCGTGCACCCCAGTTGCTGCCATTGGCTGCAGCAGCGGCCGCCAGCGAAGGTTCGGCGTTGGTGAGATAGAAGACGACGCTGCGATTGCGGCGGATAGCCTCGGCCTGCGCGAAGCGCGCTCCGTTCTGCAGCACCTCAGACACTGTGCGGATTCGAGTGTTGTTGATCCAGGTAGCGAAGTTCGGGGCCGCGAGGAAAACGAGGAAAACCATCAACGAGACAGTCACCATGAGTTCGACGACCGTGATCCCCCGTTGGTTGCTTGCCTTATGGCATTGAGCGCAAGTCAGGGGGGGCATGCGTCACCCTTCTTTGTGATCCAGCGCGTGACGCAGGACGTCCAGCCGGAGCCAGCCGGTGCTGCAGTGGTGCGCACATCAAGATTGTTGACGGTGAAGGTGAAGTTGTTCGTCACTCCACTGCCAGCTGCCTGCAATGTGTAGTTGCCCGCGTCGAGGAGGCCAATACATGTAACAACAAAATCACCGAACGTTCTCGTAGCCACGCCACGGGCGCACGGCGTGATGAACGGAGGGACGGTCGCATAGGTACGCTGGTCCTGGAAATGTCGCTCCATGTCGGCACGCATGGTCGACAGGCCATTTGTCGCGTCGACGAGGCGACCCCGGATGACGTAGTCGCGGTAGCTCGGATAGGAGATCGCGGCCAGGATGCCGATGATGGCCACAACCACCATGACTTCGATGAGGGTGAAGCCGCGCGACGGGCGGCGGATGCGCGGACGAGGCGAAACGGTCATCGGGCGGTACTCAAGGAGTCGGGGTGGCCAAATTATCGAGCAGCCCCCGTTCGCTGTGGCGGCCGCACATCGTGCGACGCCTGCCGTTCATCGGAAGCTTCGCCCAGACTGTGGCGGCTTGCGCGCCAAGGCCGTCAGCTGAGGCGTGCAGTCAGCGGCCCGGGCCCTAGCACCCGGGCGTGCTCTCGCAGCGCAAATCGGTCGGTCATGCCCGCGATGTAGTCCACCACAGCAGTCTCGAGCGGCATTCGTTCACGGTGTGCAGCCGGGAGTCCCTGTGGGCTGTCGAGGTAGGCCGCGAAGAGCTCGCTCACGACGCACTGCGCCGCCCGGGTGGTTTCCCAGACCCGGGGATGTCGATACAGTCGTTCGCGCAGCAGCTGTTGCACCACGATGAAGGAAGTTTCGGTCTCCGATCCCATTCCGACCATCGGCGGTAGCCTCCGAACGTCCTGCGGGTGTGCCGGTGCGTACCGCCTGATCGCGGCTTCTGTCGTGTCAACCGTGTCGTCCACCAGATAGGCAATGAGGCCACGCATCAGCGCATAGAGCAGTCGCCTGCCTGTCAACGTCGGAAACGAGGCGACGGCATCGCGGTGCAGTTGATCGAGCAACGGCACCTCGAGCAATTGCTCGTAGTCCAGCAATCCAGCTCGGACACCGTCATCGATGTCGTGTGCGTTGTAGGCAATGGCGTCGGCCAGATTGGCCAGTTGTGCTTCCAGGCTGGGCTGAGTGCGGTCGAGAAAGCGGCGGCCGACGCCCCCTGGCTCCTCGCGTTCGATCGCTTCGGCATGGCGCCGAGAGCAATGCTTGAGGATGCCCTCGCGGGTCTCGAAGCACAGGTTCAGGCCGTCGTGCTCCGGATAGCGCTCCTCGAGCACATCGACGACGCGCAGGCTCTGATAGTTGTGCTCGAATCCGCCCGCATCAGGTGCCGCTGCGCGATAGGCCGCATCGAGCGCCTCCTGGCCCGCATGGCCGAAAGGCGTGTGCCCGAGATCATGTGCGAGGGCGATCGCCTCGCACAGGTCTTCGTGCAGGCGCAGGCGCCGCGCGATCGAGCGGGCGAGCTGGGCGACCTCCAGCGAGTGCGTCATGCGCGTCCTGAAGAGATCGCCTTCGTGGTTCAGGAAGACCTGCGTCTTGTAGACCAGGCGGCGAAACGCCGTGCTGTGAACGATTCGATCCCGATCGCGCTGGAACTCGCAGCGATGGGCATCCGGGAGGAGCGGGTGCCGGCGCCCGCGCGAGCGCATCGGATCGCTCGCGTAGGGCGCCCTCTCGCTCATGCGACGAGTGCCGCGATCACTTCGCCCACCAGGGCATCTGGCGCCGCACGCACGCCCGCGCGCCCTGGCGACTCGATCACTACGAAGCGGATTTC
Proteins encoded in this window:
- a CDS encoding prepilin-type N-terminal cleavage/methylation domain-containing protein is translated as MRKKNQSRGARARGSSLIEVLVSILIMSFGILGVVGLHARAIQFSLDADDRNRAALFGDELAAQMRLARSVNLSAAQIDTFTKRVQGLDLVTNQPNGSGLPNANVAVAAGATPNVATLTITWRHPGQPVGQLSQFVMDVVLTDEEIT
- a CDS encoding GspH/FimT family pseudopilin encodes the protein MPPLTCAQCHKASNQRGITVVELMVTVSLMVFLVFLAAPNFATWINNTRIRTVSEVLQNGARFAQAEAIRRNRSVVFYLTNAEPSLAAAAAANGSNWGARTLSLFAADVPEFIRGGALSDVAPGVLINGPAAICFNAAGQQITVAAEGCVAGLASYVVRRPEANPDLRRLRIDVSLGGRVRMCDPDKVLSATVPEGC
- a CDS encoding pilus assembly protein, translating into MTSEAAVASSVLWEFTAPEMGFTFGEPVVVKTRKYGWTVILPSGYNNADGHGYLFFVNPRTGALLEPPVATGTGATPTAPGLAHINAYVLNYKDGYADAVYGGDLDGNLWRFDITATSGAYPAPVKLAQLTDGLGNAQPVTSRPVIEWHPKTKGRYVMVGTGRLLDATDRNSTLEQSFYAIKDGDGGRFNRAADLPTGITFPIQRSQLVRNDTMLATINPTATAPMGWYKDLGFGPNNVAWRLVNDPAPFGSTVAFAPTLPSVDDPCTPSGESRTYAADFASGVSRLSDINGTVLPYTSPGSGVVTDLRFLSVNGKVRLIAGTDTGSVRQIRGEFGSALGLRRLNWRELGIGN
- a CDS encoding PilW family protein; this translates as MKAVRPISALKRHRGFSLIELMVGVGIGLVITLAVFQVLTASEARKRTSTGLNDASQSGNYALYVLDRMLRSAGTGYSQGWATVGGCRLNALLPGGESLPRVGPLPAPFTAIPQAFRLAPVVIFRGASDTGSDVLMVMSGATGYGEVLTNVPAGGVAATQVTLPNTIGYRAGDLVMLASGGECLLSQVDAAKPACAGDPAAPLGTACGPILPLGGTYYTPAGPNLSLATLALQSDVSAFSIGNATTNPPQFGLIGVGADSTLFAHNLLLFNGVNASEPIAEGVRELYAVYGLDTNDDGILDAWQSPTALWDGPALMDGSAASNARLRQIVAVRVGMVLRSSLVERELSPGVPVAPANLPLFSDLPAPNPIIVDLTRAGENRNQRHRTVEITVPLRNFLMRTTS
- a CDS encoding pilus assembly protein, which gives rise to MTSTHHVNREAGRRPRQVPANGRWRAAAALALAGAAALVSATASQAASLADAPVFSRSSILGNVALALSVEWPTAERAAYPGTNDYTSATTYKGYFDPNKCYQYQYDATVQANRYFYPAAVATNRTCVAMWSGNFLNWAATQTIDPFRLVMTGGFRVRDELNLTVLQKANHPATGQLYPNKSLPAAAIAGATPFGARAAFNTRINGAGFDMVFTVSGAVGAISGAVPATTDFNPANALVNATVYRIPIRVKVCDPTAPGGVETNCKQYGSNWKPEGMMQQYSQRLRFSALGYLNQSGNDRDGAVLRARMKFVGPTYPVPGAPNATNAAAEWDPNTGIFVTNPDTADAAATNLAYVPATAVSNSGVANYLNKFGQLFPANGYKGNDPVGELYYAAQRYFRNVGEVPEWNTLRPTTTVDRALDGFPVVRTWDDPIQYSCQKNFILGIGDIYTHADKNVPGATGATLEPAKPASVTSDTVVDGQAATNLAFALQGLAAPNANNYSGRNNSAAMVGLAYWANVNDIRPDVPNVAKTQGKQTIQTLWVDVLEQPFVNNNQFYLTAKYGGFIPPATPPYSFANTTALPDTWWWTSGEYVTGAIKRPDNYFTAGNPDQMITGLTQAFRRINSLSSAFTTSFSTSLPQVALIGTASFGAQYDASNWTGEVVGSEINFTVDGTPSTVERWRATTKLAAQLAGTGWNTARRVATWNGANGIPFRHASLTAAQQASLNTSYRPLVDDGADYLNYLRGERTHETDSTVTGSSRAYRARERLLGDIVGSAARPVGPPSLPLVDDLDNTGYSTFKDTYKTRPTVVYVGANDGMVHAFNGALTGATAGQELFAYVPSPTFAGPSSPSMPEVNGLAALGNPDYDHHYLVNGTPTNHDVDFTRTWNGSAIGTGAPNWRSLLIGGLGKGGALVLCP
- a CDS encoding type IV pilin protein — its product is MTVSPRPRIRRPSRGFTLIEVMVVVAIIGILAAISYPSYRDYVIRGRLVDATNGLSTMRADMERHFQDQRTYATVPPFITPCARGVATRTFGDFVVTCIGLLDAGNYTLQAAGSGVTNNFTFTVNNLDVRTTAAPAGSGWTSCVTRWITKKGDACPP
- a CDS encoding transposase, with the protein product MARLPRLSVAGVPHLVEQGGHNGQALFLDSADRRAYRESLREAATASGVALHAYLLDTARVLLLATPRDAGALSRMMQRVGRRYTAEFNRRHERSGTLWSGRFRATVLQPGTCFIAAMRHVESDAAVAGDGGAADGERISSVAHHLGLVVDPLVSDHALFWALGNTPFERHAAYGLLAMQPIQPEERRRFDDAVRKGWALGTEAFLAEIAATTSRRVRPLTAGRPRKSI
- a CDS encoding deoxyguanosinetriphosphate triphosphohydrolase codes for the protein MSERAPYASDPMRSRGRRHPLLPDAHRCEFQRDRDRIVHSTAFRRLVYKTQVFLNHEGDLFRTRMTHSLEVAQLARSIARRLRLHEDLCEAIALAHDLGHTPFGHAGQEALDAAYRAAAPDAGGFEHNYQSLRVVDVLEERYPEHDGLNLCFETREGILKHCSRRHAEAIEREEPGGVGRRFLDRTQPSLEAQLANLADAIAYNAHDIDDGVRAGLLDYEQLLEVPLLDQLHRDAVASFPTLTGRRLLYALMRGLIAYLVDDTVDTTEAAIRRYAPAHPQDVRRLPPMVGMGSETETSFIVVQQLLRERLYRHPRVWETTRAAQCVVSELFAAYLDSPQGLPAAHRERMPLETAVVDYIAGMTDRFALREHARVLGPGPLTARLS